The following coding sequences are from one Humulus lupulus chromosome X, drHumLupu1.1, whole genome shotgun sequence window:
- the LOC133806042 gene encoding uncharacterized protein LOC133806042: MNEDQDPELLPLDPEIEHTFRQRRRQQANQVGVMMMDAGKLAQAQDGAAAKEVHNAVLVVDDRGRAIRHCVVPLFNELNMGIIVGQFSGMPTEDHHLHLRLFMEVSDSFKLIRVNEDALSLKLFPYSLRDKDEESLLEAWERFKELLRRCPHHGIPHCIQMDTFYNGLNAHTRMVVDASANGAFLAKSYNEAYEILERIANNNYQWPTNRTSSGKRRVAGVHELDVITSLEAQVSSISNMLNTMNMGVNSAVAQHMAQVENVSCVYYCDTHTFDNFPSNPALMCYMGNNNNRGVNSNSYNPAWRQHPKFSCSNQGAASNNVNAPTRPAYPTSYVQSRPQQGESSKSLESLLKAHLVNNEAFMSKFDAYMVKTNAIIQSQAASLRNLENQAEQLANELRNRPQGSLPSDTKNPRNPGKEYCKAITLRSGKELEALTKNFVCEKEPSSIQNEAMVKGNQENSGVQKVDSVHDVAAFPQQIFSESSNFQQPPFPQRFQNKQQDN, encoded by the exons ATGAACGAGGATCAAGACCCTGAGCTACTCCCTCTTGACCCAGAAATTGAGCATACTTTTAGACAAAGGAGAAGACAACAAGCCAATCAAGTGGGAGTAATGATGATGGATGCTGGAAAACTAGCACAAGCTCAAGATGGTGCGGCTGCCAAAGAGGTTCACAATGCAGTATTGGTGGTCGATGACAGGGGTAGAGCTATTAGACACTGTGTTGTCCCCCTGTTCAATGAATTAAATATGGGTATT ATAGTTGGTCAGTTTAGTGGTATGCCTACAGAAGATCATCACCTTCATCTCCGTCTATTCATGGAGGTGAGTGATTCTTTTAAGTTAATTAGAGTTAACGAAGATGCCTTGAGCTTAAAGTTGTTTCCCTACTCATTGAGGGACAAG GACGAGGAATCTCTTCTTGAAGCATGGGAGCGATTTAAGGAATTATTAAGGAGATGCCCTCACCATGGTATACCACATTGTATCCAAATGGATACTTTCTACAATGGTCTCAATGCTCATACGAGGATGGTAGTAGATGCATCAGCTAAtggggcatttttggccaagTCTTATAACGAGGCCTATGAGATTTTAGAAAGAATAGCTAATAACAACTACCAATGGCCCACCAATAGAACTTCTTCGGGCAAGAGAAGAGTAGCGGGTGTTCACGAGTTGGATGTTATCACCTCATTGGAAGCACAAGTGTCTTCCATCTCCAACATGTTGAACACTATGAATATGGGTGTGAATTCAGCTGTAGCACAACACATGGCTCAAGTGGAGAATGTATCTTGTGTTTATTATTGTGATACTCACACCTTTGATAATTTCCCATCAAATCCAGCATTGATGTGTTACATGGGGAATAATAACAATAGAGGAGTAAATTCAAACTCCTATAATCCGGCTTGGAGGCAACACCCCAAATTTTCATGTAGCAATCAAGGGGCTGCCTCTAATAATGTCAATGCACCTACAAGGCCAGCTTATCCAACTAGTTATGTTCAATCAAGGCCACAACAAGGGGAATCTTCTAAGTCTCTTGAATCTTTGTTAAAGGCACACTTGGTGAATAATGAGGCCTTCATGTCAAAATTTGATGCTTACATGGTGAAAACAAATGCCATAATTCAGAGTCAGGCAGCCTCTTTGAGAAACTTAGAGAACCAAGCTGAGCAGCTCGCTAATGAGTTAAGAAATAGACCCCAAGGGAGTTTGCCAAGTGACACCAAAAACCCAAGAAATCCAGGCAAAGAATATTGTAAGGCAATCACCCTACGTAGCGGCAAGGAATTGGAAGCCTTGACGAAGAATTTTGTGTGCGAAAAAGAGCCTTCTTCGATCCAAAATGAGGCAATGGTTAAAGGAAATCAAGAAAATTCTGGTGTGCAAAAAGTTGATTCTGTGCATGATGTTGCAGCATTCCCACAGCAAATTTTCTCAGAAAGTTCAAATTTTCAACAGCCTCCATTTCCTCAGCGTTTTCAGAATAAACagcaagataattaa
- the LOC133806041 gene encoding uncharacterized protein LOC133806041 yields MGRLFLAMGRTLIDVQKGKLTMRVQDEKVTINVFKAMRYPAEIEECSLISVVDSLATKVMETSQYEDPLKIVMLYEPNNDEEEECLAWFEASSQGLKTRTWFEPLELSSQVFKVPKPSIEEPLELELKALPSHLRYAFLGPSSKLPIIISGKLSVEQEEKLLDVLRQHKKAIGWTIADIRGISPSLCKHKIMLEDDKKGFIEGQRRLNPIMKEVVKKEIIKWLDAGIIYPILDNSWVSPVQCVPKNGGMTVVRNEDNELIPTRIVIGWRICMDYRKLNNATRKDHFPLPFMDQMLDRLAGRDYYCFLDGYSGNNQIFVAPENRHKITFTSPYGTFALGGYLLGYVTHQQPFKGA; encoded by the coding sequence ATGGGGAGGCTTTTCCTAGCTATGGGGAGAACTCTAATTGATGTGCAAAAAGGAAAACTTACCATGAGAGTCCAAGATGAGAAGGTCACCATTAATGTTTTTAAGGCCATGAGATACCCAGCTGAAATAGAAGAATGTTCACTCATCTCTGTGGTGGATTCTTTAGCCACCAAGGTCATGGAAACTAGCCAGTATGAAGATCCGTTAAAAATAGTTATGTTGTATGAGCCAAACAATGATGAAGAGGAGGAATGCTTAGCTTGGTTTGAAGCAAGTTCTCAAGGTTTGAAAACTAGAACTTGGTTTGAACCTTTGGAGTTGTCATCTCAAGTTTTTAAAGTTCCAAAGCCATCTATTGAAGAACCACTTGAGTTAGAGTTGAAAGCTTTACCATCACATTTGAGATATGCATTCTTGGGACCTTCATCTAAACTTCCTATAATAATTTCAGGGAAGTTAAGTGTTGAACAAGAAGAAAAGTTGCTAGATGTCCTGAGGCAACACAAGAAAGCTATTGGTTGGACCATAGCTGATATTCGTGGGATTAGTCCTTCTCTAtgtaagcataaaattatgttagaAGATGATAAAAAGGGGTTTATTGAGGGgcaaagaaggctaaatccaaTTATGAAAGAAGTAGTGAAGAAAGAAATCATAAAATGGTTAGATGCTGGAATTATTTATCCAATCTTAGACAACTCTTGGGTCAGTCCAGTTCAATGTGTTCCAAAGAATGGAGGAATGACTGTTGTGCGGAATGAAGACAATGAATTAATTCCTACAAGAATAGTTATTGGGTGGAGGATATGCATGGATTATCGCAAGCTTAATAATGCCACCCGAAAGGACCATTTTCCTCTTCCTTTCATGGATCAAATGCTTGATAGATTGGCTGGGAGAGACTATTATTGTTTCCTGGATGGCTATTCTGGCAATAATCAAATTTTTGTAGCACCTGAAAATCGGCATAAAATAACTTTTACCTCCCCTTATGGGACCTTTGCCTTAGGAGGATACCTTTTGGGTTATGTAACGCACCAGCAACCTTTCAAAGGTGCATGA